From Ipomoea triloba cultivar NCNSP0323 chromosome 5, ASM357664v1, the proteins below share one genomic window:
- the LOC116019377 gene encoding subtilisin-like protease SBT5.6: MSNYSFIVLLLVILNVLATSSAERKLYVVYLGEHSGGKSFQEIEDHHCSFLNSVKGSTEEAKASLVHSYKNVINGFSALLTTEEADRISGMEGVISVFHDSPLKTRPQTTRSWDFNNLLELQKNNLLEEINGNPMGREELLHKARGGKDVIVGIMDSGVWPESPSFSDEGMEPVPLSWKGICKEGHAFNSSHCNRKLIGAQYFVESYEKTYGPLNQQIDYRSARDIDGHGTHAASIIGGRRVANAAAFGGFGNGTASGGAPLVRLAIYKVCWRLPDENDGTCFDGDILKAFDQAISDGVHVISVSLGSVPKEGYHTQNAIAIGALHAVKNNIVVSCSAGNDGPKKSTVGNVAPWIITVGASSTDRLFLSPLKLGNGMIIEGQTVTPINMRGEMLPLVYAGDVEIPGRTSSTTSGLCEADTLSENLVRGRIVACRSIDSILASQEVQRAGGVATIQLSPFNEIEVRAFLHPTTVVFSYELEAILEYIRTDENPTATLLPGETVLGVKPAPVMAPFTSRGPNSIEPNILKPDITAPGLNILAAWSEATSPTNLAFDPRGVKYNIISGTSMSCPHVSAVAALLKAIHPDWSSAAIRSAIMTTATITNVMEAPIEKSKGNLASPFEYGTGHILPSKSADPGLVYDASHEDYLLFICNSNFNLKNFSSFKCPETTPSASNLNYPSLSIAMLKESMTIKRIVTNVGKDDSVYNVTISSPLGYDVTISPMTLKFNNQGEKQNFHVTVRVNGLEKKNEFTFGWYSWSDGAHVVRSPIAVSSA, translated from the exons ATGAGTAATTATTCTTTCATTGTTCTTCTTCTTGTGATTCTTAATGTCCTAGCCACTTCATCCGCAGAGAGAAAG CTTTATGTGGTATACCTTGGGGAGCACAGTGGGGGGAAATCTTTCCAAGAAATTGAAGATCACCATTGCTCCTTTCTCAACTCTGTAAAGGGTTCCACAGAAGAAGCTAAAGCGTCTCTAGTTCACAGCTACAAGAACGTTATCAATGGCTTCTCGGCTTTGCTTACCACTGAAGAAGCCGACAGGATATCAG GAATGGAAGGTGTTATTTCAGTGTTTCATGACAGTCCCTTAAAAACAAGACCTCAAACTACAAGATCTTGGGATTTTAACAATTTACTTGAATTGCAAAAAAACAATTTACTTGAAGAAATAAATGGTAATCCCATGGGCAGAGAAGAACTGTTGCACAAAGCACGTGGTGGAAAGGATGTGATTGTGGGTATCATGGATTCTG GTGTGTGGCCAGAGTCTCCAAGTTTCAGTGACGAAGGTATGGAACCAGTACCTCTTTCGTGGAAAGGAATATGCAAAGAAGGTCATGCCTTTAACTCATCTCATTGCAATAG GAAACTAATTGGAGCACAATATTTTGTGGAGAGTTACGAAAAAACATATGGTCCCCTCAACCAGCAAATAGACTACAGATCGGCAAGAGATATTGATGGCCATGGAACTCACGCCGCATCAATCATTGGAGGTCGGAGAGTTGCTAACGCCGCCGCTTTCGGTGGGTTCGGCAATGGGACTGCCTCCGGCGGGGCACCACTCGTCCGCCTCGCAATCTATAAGGTCTGCTGGCGACTTCCCGACGAAAATGACGGAACTTGCTTCGATGGTGACATTCTTAAAGCATTCGACCAAGCAATCTCCGATGGCGTCCATGTAATCAGCGTTTCCCTGGGTTCCGTGCCTAAAGAAGGGTATCATACACAAAATGCCATAGCCATCGGAGCATTACACGCGGTGAAGAACAACATTGTAGTGTCATGCAGTGCCGGAAATGATGGACCCAAGAAATCCACGGTGGGTAATGTGGCGCCTTGGATAATCACGGTGGGGGCAAGCAGTACCGATCGATTGTTTTTGTCACCTTTAAAGCTAGGAAACGGCATGATTATTGAG GGGCAAACAGTCACTCCTATTAATATGAGAGGAGAGATGCTTCCACTAGTTTACGCTGGCGATGTAGAAATTCCTGGAAGGACCAGTAGCACTACCAGTGG GCTATGCGAAGCTGATACCCTTTCTGAAAACCTCGTAAGAGGAAGGATTGTAGCTTGCCGGAGTATCGACAGCATATTAGCATCGCAAGAGGTGCAAAGAGCTGGAGGCGTTGCTACCATACAACTTAGTCCTTTTAATGAAATAGAAGTTCGAGCATTTCTGCATCCGACAACTGTTGTTTTTAGTTACGAGTTGGAGGCGATTCTGGAATACATAAGGACCGATGAGAATCCGACGGCTACTCTTCTTCCGGGAGAGACGGTTCTGGGAGTGAAGCCAGCACCTGTCATGGCTCCTTTCACCTCCCGCGGTCCAAACAGTATTGAACCAAACATTCTCAAG CCGGACATTACTGCTCCTGGATTAAACATATTAGCAGCATGGAGTGAGGCGACATCTCCCACAAATTTGGCATTTGATCCTCGAGGGGTGAAGTACAACATAATATCAGGAACTTCAATGTCTTGCCCACACGTTTCTGCCGTCGCTGCCCTTCTTAAGGCTATTCATCCTGATTGGAGCAGTGCAGCCATAAGATCAGCCATAATGACCACAG CAACTATTACTAATGTGATGGAGGCACCAATAGAGAAGTCAAAGGGAAATCTCGCCAGTCCATTTGAATATGGAACAGGGCATATTTTACCGTCGAAATCAGCAGATCCCGGACTGGTCTATGATGCAAGTCACGAAGACTATCTTCTCTTCATTTGCAATAGCAATTTCAATCTTAAAAATTTCAGTTCTTTCAAGTGCCCAGAAACTACACCCTCTGCTAGTAACCTTAACTATCCATCATTATCAATAGCCATGCTCAAAGAATCCATGACAATTAAAAGAATAGTCACCAATGTTGGAAAAGACGACTCAGTGTACAATGTCACAATTTCATCGCCGTTAGGATATGACGTTACTATTTCTCCGATGACCTTAAAGTTCAACAACCAGGGAGAAAAGCAAAACTTCCATGTAACCGTTAGAGTTAATGgacttgaaaagaaaaatgagttcACCTTCGGTTGGTACTCGTGGAGTGATGGGGCTCATGTTGTGCGTAGTCCAATTGCAGTATCCTCAGCATAA